A region from the Triticum aestivum cultivar Chinese Spring chromosome 3D, IWGSC CS RefSeq v2.1, whole genome shotgun sequence genome encodes:
- the LOC123081041 gene encoding soluble inorganic pyrophosphatase 1, whose product MAPSQEVAAPAATATKEPSANGNGTNGTPAAAPKTKAPALNERILSSITRRSVAAHPWHDLEIGPDAPTIFNCVIEIPKGSKVKYELDKKTGLIKVDRVLYSSVVYPHNYGFIPRTLCDDSDPIDVLVIMQEPVVPGCFLRAKAIGLMPMIDQGEADDKIIAVCADDPEYRHFNDIKELPPHRLAEIRRFFEDYKKNENKEVAVNDFLPSEDAYEAIQHSMDLYATYICEGLRR is encoded by the exons ATGGCCCCCTCACAGGAAGTCGcggcccccgccgccaccgccaccaaggAGCCATCCGCCAACGGCAACGGGACCAACGGCACGCCCGCAGCCGCCCCCAAGACCAAGGCCCCGGCGCTGAACGAGCGGATCCTCTCCTCCATCACCCGCCGCTCCGTCGCCGCCCACCCGTGGCACGACCTGGAGATCGGCCCGGACGCTCCCACAATCTTCAACTGC GTGATCGAGATCCCCAAGGGGAGCAAGGTCAAGTACGAGCTGGACAAGAAGACGGGGCTCATCAAGGTGGACCGCGTGCTCTACTCCTCCGTCGTCTACCCGCACAACTACGGCTTCATCCCGCGCACCCTCTGCGACGACTCCGACCCCATCGACGTCCTCGTCATCATGCAGGAGCCCGTCGTCCCCGGATGCTTCCTCCGCGCCAAGGCCATCGGACTCATGCCCATGATCGACCAGGGCGAGGCCGACGACAAGATCATCGCCGTCTGCGCCGACGATCCCGAGTACCGCCACTTCAACGACATCAAGGAGCTGCCCCCGCACCGCCTCGCCGAGATCAGGCGATTCTTCGAGGACT ACAAGAAGAACGAGAACAAGGAGGTGGCCGTCAACGACTTCCTGCCGTCGGAGGACGCCTACGAGGCCATCCAGCACTCCAT GGATCTCTATGCCACCTACATTTGCGAGGGCCTGAGAAGATAG
- the LOC123081039 gene encoding soluble inorganic pyrophosphatase 4 — MAPSQQVAATKEPSANGTAAPAPKTKTPALNERILSSITRRSVAAHPWHDLEIGPDAPTIFNCVIEIPKGSKVKYELDKKTGLIKVDRVLYSSVVYPHNYGFIPRTLCDDSDPIDVLVIMQEPVVPGCFLRAKAIGLMPMIDQGEADDKIIAVCADDPEYRHFNDIKDLPPHRLAEIRRFFEDYKKNENKEVAVNDFLPSEDAYEAIQHSMDLYATYIVEGLRR; from the exons ATGGCTCCTTCACAGCAAGTCGCCGCCACCAAGGAGCCATCCGCCAACGGCACGGCCGCACCAGCCCCCAAGACCAAGACCCCGGCGCTGAACGAGCGGATCCTCTCCTCGATCACGCGCCGGTCGGTGGCGGCGCACCCGTGGCACGACCTGGAGATCGGCCCGGACGCTCCCACAATCTTCAACTGC GTGATCGAGATCCCCAAGGGGAGCAAGGTCAAGTACGAGCTGGACAAGAAGACGGGGCTCATCAAGGTGGACCGGGTGCTCTACTCCTCCGTCGTCTACCCGCACAACTACGGCTTCATCCCGCGCACCCTCTGCGACGACTCCGACCCCATCGACGTCCTCGTCATCATGCAGGAGCCCGTCGTCCCCGGATGCTTCCTCCGCGCCAAGGCCATCGGACTCATGCCCATGATCGACCAGGGCGAGGCCGACGACAAGATCATCGCCGTCTGCGCCGACGACCCCGAGTACCGCCACTTCAACGACATCAAGGACCTCCCTCCCCACCGCCTCGCAGAGATCAGGCGATTCTTCGAGGACT acAAGAAGAACGAGAACAAGGAGGTTGCCGTCAACGACTTCCTGCCGTCAGAGGACGCCTACGAGGCCATCCAGCACTCCAT GGATCTTTATGCTACTTACATTGTTGAGGGCCTGAGAAGGTAG
- the LOC123081040 gene encoding F-box/kelch-repeat protein At1g55270, which translates to MQRRRLAEQEGESVSCYCRVDGGLKTVVNARKFVPGARLCMQPDVKPNKRKTRSSRKERCRTPAPLLPGLPDDLAISCLMRVSRAEHPNLRLVCKKWSRLLSGNYYYSLRKKFGMAEEWVYVFKRDRDQKLSWHAFDPVHQLWRSLPPVPPEYSEAVGFGCAVLSGCYLYLFGGKNPVRGSMRHVVYYNTRTNKWHRAPDMLRKRHLFGSCVINNCLYVAGGECEGTQRTLRSAEVYNPNRNRWSCITEMSTGMVPFTGIVYDGKWFLRGLDSHRQVVSEVYLPTSNTWSTTGNALVAGLRNPTISFNGRLYSADCRDACKLRVYDGDIGSWTRFMDSRRHLGSSRAFEAVALVSLNGKICVIRNNMGMTLVDVCDPTKVIEMESARVWETFARKGHQHRSLMANLWSAIAGRNLKAHIIHCQVLQA; encoded by the exons ATGCAGCGCCGCCGGCTCGCCGAGCAAGAG GGAGAGTCTGTCTCTTGCTACTGCAGGGTAGATGGGGGCCTTAAAACAGTCGTCAATGCTAGAAAGTTTGTCCCTGGTGCTAGGTTGTGCATGCAACCTGATGTCAAACCGAACAAGCGCAAGACAAGGAGCTCACGCAAGGAGAGGtgccgaactccggcgccgcttcTGCCTGGCCTTCCTGATGACCTGGCTATTTCATGTCTGATGCGGGTTTCTCGAGCCGAGCACCCTAATCTTCGTTTAGTCTGTAAAAAGTGGAGCCGACTTTTATCTGGGAATTACTATTACTCGCTGCGGAAGAAATTTGGCATGGCAGAAGAATGGGTTTACGTCTTCAAAAGGGATCGTGATCAGAAACTATCTTGGCATGCCTTTGATCCAGTGCACCAGCTCTGGAGGTCACTTCCTCCAGTTCCACCAGAGTATTCGGAAGCCGTGGGCTTTGGTTGCGCTGTTCTCAGTGGCTGCTATTTGTACCTATTTGGTGGCAAAAACCCAGTACGGGGGTCTATGAGGCATGTCGTGTATTACAATACTCGGACAAACAAGTGGCACCGGGCTCCAGATATGCTACGGAAGCGGCACTTGTTTGGCTCTTGTGTCATAAACAACTGTCTCTATGTTGCCGGCGGGGAGTGTGAAGGGACACAGAGAACTCTAAGATCTGCTGAGGTTTACAATCCGAACAGGAATAGATGGTCTTGCATCACTGAAATGAGCACAGGAATGGTGCCGTTCACTGGAATTGTATATGATGGCAAATGGTTCCTAAGAGGACTTGATTCTCACCGCCAGGTTGTGAGCGAGGTCTATCTGCCAACATCCAACACGTGGTCAACCACTGGTAATGCACTGGTTGCAGGCTTGCGGAATCCAACCATTTCCTTTAATGGTCGTCTTTATTCAGCGGATTGTCGGGATGCCTGCAAGCTAAGAGTTTATGATGGGGACATAGGATCGTGGACAAGATTCATGGACAGTAGACGCCATCTGGGCAGCTCACGAGCTTTTGAAGCCGTGGCTTTGGTCTCACTGAATGGAAAGATCTGTGTTATCCGTAATAACATGGGCATGACCCTTGTTGATGTCTGTGACCCAACAAAAGTTATTGAGATGGAGAGTGCCCGTGTGTGGGAGACTTTTGCCCGGAAGGGCCACCAGCACAGGTCTTTGATGGCGAACTTGTGGTCAGCAATTGCAGGTCGTAATTTGAAGGCCCACATCATACATTGTCAAGTTCTCCAAGCTTGA